The following proteins are co-located in the Solea senegalensis isolate Sse05_10M linkage group LG12, IFAPA_SoseM_1, whole genome shotgun sequence genome:
- the taf7 gene encoding transcription initiation factor TFIID subunit 7, whose protein sequence is MTSKTKVGKTGSKNKEDAPYELESQFILRLPLEYASTVRRIAQSSSMNMKDRLTIELHPDGRHGIVRVDRVPLACKLVDLPCMIESLKTVDKKTFYKTADVCQMLVCSLDGDLYPPLEEPTGTDPKSKKKDKDKDKKFVWNHGITCPLKNTRKRRFRKTAKKKYIESPDVEKEVKRLLSTDADAVSVRWEIIAEDESKEADQHSSLANLDSSPGTSGHKMGHESSAQRDELREIFNDISSSSEEEEDEVDRHEDEDLNIMDTEDDLVRQLQDKLNESDSAQHESDRNNQIVMEFQVQINSVKAKLQDTRARKKQQEELIMKVENQALKNRFQALLDEIIQQEEREMEQLASLQEQLDSLIEK, encoded by the exons ATGACTTCTAAAACAAAAG TTGGCAAGACCGGCTCCAAGAATAAGGAGGATGCTCCTTATGAGCTGGAGAGCCAGTTCATCCTGAGGTTGCCTTTG gagTATGCTTCAACAGTGAGACGAATTGCACAGTCTAGCAGTATGAACATGAAAGACAGACTCACCATTGAGTTGCACC CCGATGGTCGCCATGGCATCGTGAGAGTTGACCGTGTCCCTTTGGCCTGCAAACTAGTGGATCTGCCTTGTATGATTGAGTCCCTGAAAACTGTGGACAAGAAGACATTTTATAAAACTGCTGATGTCTGCCAG ATGCTGGTATGTTCACTAGATGGAGACCTTTACCCTCCGCTAGAGGAGCCAACTGGCACCGATCCTAAGAGCAAGAAGAAGGATAAAGACAAGGACAAGAAATTTGTTTGGAACCACGGCA tcACCTGCCCTCTGAAGAACACACGCAAGAGGAGATTTCGGAAGACTGCGAAAAAGAAG TACATTGAATCCCCTGATGTGGAAAAGGAGGTGAAGAGATTGCTGAGCACAGATGCAGACGCTGTTAGTGTTC GATGGGAAATAATAGCAGAGGACGAGTCCAAGGAAGCAGACCAACATAGCTCTCTGGCAAACCTGGACTCCTCGCCCGGGACCTCAGGGCACAAGATGGGTCATGAGTCCTCTG CCCAGCGTGACGAGCTGAGGGAGATCTTCAATGACATCAGCAGCtccagtgaggaggaggaggatgaagtggacCGACACGAGGACGAGGACCTGAATATCATGGACACAGAGGATGATCTCGTCCGACAGCTCCAAGACAAACTGAACGAGTCTGATTCTGCGCAGCATGAGAGTGACAGAAACAACCAGATAG TTATGGAGTTCCAGGTGCAGATCAACAGTGTTAAGGCTAAGCTGCAGGATACCCGCGCACGAAAGAAACAACAGGAGGAGCTCATCATGAAAGTAGAAAACCAGGCACTCAAA AACCGTTTCCAGGCCTTGTTAGATGAGATTATTCAGCAGGAGGAGCGGGAGATGGAGCAG CTGGCCTCCCTGCAAGAGCAACTTGACTCACTGATAGAGAagtga
- the slc9a6a gene encoding sodium/hydrogen exchanger 6a, whose amino-acid sequence MVFRVTVNGAWRATRTLWLLLLVILSVGICVCRASSLSPEESNSMENTIVTEKKAEESHRQDSADLLIFIMLLTLTILTIWLFKHRRFRFLHETGLAMIYGLIVGVILRYGIHVPRNVSNVTLSCQVNVSPATLLVNFSGKFYEYTLKGEINPTESKDVADNEMLRKVTFDPEVFFNILLPPIIFHAGYSLKRRHFFRNMGSILAYAFLGTVISCFVIGLLMYGCVTLMKQVGQLDGDFFFTDCLFFGAIVSATDPVTVLAIFNELQVDVDLYALLFGESVLNDAVAVVLSSSIVAYQPEGDNSHTFEVMAMLKSFGIFLGVFSGSFALGVATGVVTALVTKFTKLRDFQLLETALFFLMSWSTFLLAEACGFTGVVAVLFCGITQAHYTYNNLSPESQDRTKQLFELLNFLAENFIFSYMGLTLFTFQNHIFNPMFVVGAFLAVFLGRAANIYPLSFLLNLGRRNKIRSNFQHMMMFAGLRGAMTFALSIRDTATYARQMMFSTTLLVVFFTVWVCGGGTTQMLSCQRIRVGVDSDQDNSMSISDGSLERRSTKQESAWLFRIWYNFDHNYLKPILTHSGPPLTATLPPCCGPLAHLLTSPQAYENEGELKDDDSDLILTDRDMNLTYGDITVSTDGSGAHSSGGAAFSGIGADDLDRELTYGDHELVMRGTRLVLPMDDSEPPFSDPQHRLRM is encoded by the exons ATGGTGTTCAGAGTGACTGTCAACGGCGCGTGGAGGGCGACGAGGacgctgtggctgctgctgctggtgatcCTGTCTGTGGGCATCTGTGTGTGCCGAGCATCATCATTATCTCCGGAGGAGAGCAATTCCATGGAGAACACCATCGTGACAGAGAAGAAGGCTGAGGAGAGCCACAGGCAGGACAGCGCAGACTTGCTCATCTTCATCATGCTGCTCACCCTCACCATCCTCACCATTTGGCTCTTCAAACACCGGCGCTTCAGGTTCCTGCACGAAACTGGGCTGGCAATGATTTATG GCTTAATCGTTGGCGTGATCTTGCGCTATGGCATCCATGTTCCTCGGAACGTTAGCAACGTCACGCTGAGTTGCCAGGTTAATGTGAGCCCTGCCACCCTGCTGGTCAATTTCAGTGGCAAATTTTATGAGTACACACTGAAGGGGGAGATCAACCCCACTGAATCGAAGGATGTGGCCGACAATGAGATGCTGCGAAAG GTTACCTTTGACCCTGAAGTGTTCTTCAACATTCTTCTCCCGCCCATCATCTTCCATGCTGGTTACAGCCTGAAAAGG AGACACTTTTTCCGTAACATGGGATCCATCCTGGCTTATGCATTTCTGGGAacagtcatttcctgttttgttatCGG GTTGCTGATGTATGGCTGCGTGACGCTAATGAAGCAGGTTGGACAGCTGGACGGAGACTTTTTCTTCACCGACTGTCTGTTCTTTGGAGCCATCGTCTCTGCCACAGACCCCG TGACAGTCCTGGCTATCTTCAACGAGCTGCAGGTTGACGTGGATCTGTACGCCTTGCTGTTCGGAGAGAGCGTGCTCAACGACGCCGTGGCTGTGGTTCTGTCCTC GTCTATAGTAGCGTACCAGCCAGAAGGAGACAACAGTCACACCTTCGAGGTGATGGCAATGCTGAAATCTTTTGGGATTTTCCTCGGTGTATTCAGTGGCTCGTTTGCTCTGGGAGTGGCCACCGGAGTCGTCACTGCGCTC GTGACCAAGTTCACCAAGTTGAGGGATTTCCAGCTGTTGGAGACGGCGCTTTTCTTCCTCATGTCATGGAGCACATTCCTGTTGGCTGAGGCTTGTGGTTTCACtg GTGTGGTAGCAGTGCTGTTCTGTGGAATCACTCAGGCCCATTACACGTACAACAACCTGTCTCCCGAGTCCCAGGACCGAACTAAACAG CTGTTTGAACTGCTGAATTTCTTGGCGGAAAACTTCATCTTCTCCTACATGGGCCTGACCCTGTTCACCTTCCAGAACCACATCTTTAATCCGATGTTCGTCGTCGGAGCTTTC CTGGCTGTGTTCTTGGGAAGAGCCGCTAACATCTACCCTCTGTCATTCCTTCTTAATCTGGGACGACGCAACAAAATCAGATCCAACTTTCAACACATGATGATGTTTGCAG GACTCCGGGGTGCCATGACGTTTGCCCTGTCCATCAGGGACACCGCGACGTACGCCCGTCAGATGATGTTTTCCACCACGCTGCTCGTGGTTTTCTTCACTGTTTGGGTTTGTGGAGGTGGCACCACCCAGATGTTGTCCTGCCAGCGCATACG agtgGGAGTGGACTCGGATCAAGATAACTCT atgAGTATCAGTGATGGATCGTTAGAGAGAAGAAGCACCAAACAAGAAAGTGCTTGGCTTTTCAGAATTTGGTACAACTTTGACCACAA CTACCTGAAGCCCATCCTGACTCACAGTGGCCCCCCTCTCACGGCCACGCTGCCTCCCTGCTGTGGCCCCCTCGCCCACTTGCTCACCAGCCCTCAGGCCTATGAG AATGAAGGTGAGTTGAAGGACGATGACTCTGACCTCATCCTGACGGACAGGGACATGAACCTGACCTATGGCGACATCACCGTCAGCACGGATGGCTCAGGTGCACACAGCAGCGGCGGTGCAGCCTTTTCCGGCATCGGCGCCGACGACTTGGACAGGGAGCTCACGTACGGGGATCACGAGCTGGTGATGCGGGGCACGCGCCTGGTGCTGCCCATGGATGACTCGGAGCCGCCCTTCTCCGACCCCCAGCACCGCCTGCGGATGTGA